In Odontesthes bonariensis isolate fOdoBon6 chromosome 20, fOdoBon6.hap1, whole genome shotgun sequence, a genomic segment contains:
- the LOC142370376 gene encoding uncharacterized protein LOC142370376 has translation MSTSDAAEPELSVVGGHTATPLCGATRLTRTATVRELIQKFQESGSFRRENHRGDTAHTERRLSANGPDDTRKARILSSDGLRKDEAARCAHSDVHTQSSAGPSFTSCLLLRLSKPELRLKRNLEPCSVQRHSLTEPLLVRTQDGTSQVNGRAPSPGTCSVTSLSETHLFPAQREEEVITVVNHEREITKDSRVLSNGDLGPREHEALHLPPLGSQQRSFPGSLTGTENNKHIKDDTKLESDPSVDMLSSTVATVLAPHWSGRLRRSKRFDGTSYPETQGNLRDVGNANRDRDFQPAQNQHRGASVLTDGSRYPKTVSSLSSRRNTVGWSAKSDPSSLDFESKRELTQTVSLDAGAISPSATHPSSGSLLFLDRNEERRNPQTGHQGAISSNPASSSLLLSYRRFNSNGRNSDSTSNMHEVNPSPLSSSSNSQNGKNFATQLSPTLLNNNVQERQKPLLSPTSLSYRTTEPGPVLSPTYSSHRERNISDTLFFSTSPTNREAESNLFTQQPQAMNRVQTSLRSSKQTLQSKGPPDRQQNRGGSERPISETFTSLPRHSPYNHSNLLKTHSLPRRTTLTSTSWWKQVSPEASSPLTFNDTTDIQDKPKTAVVPPFNHNSDMAPLSLTANKRPVSQIPRNRDNHNTTEPVWKGNMNLALNTQSPESERLYKQHYGSNLNNKEPQKPHSMSDGLSRSKISRATTQITLTHTKDPSKLNVNNTAFTANVKEFPPNSLNPRSSNPPRDSSSKLKSMDCPPRTSTTPASHNMDSQKFTKPSLSLDFTPPLSSHAPTSQTASGLPPSPNAFPFHSHPVSSQTRTYASSSLIPKFTNKANVTPLGFERSYPCIPKPFQPQTVPGIIPTVNSFSKANCSPVSTGSTTSSSFAAPSLSLLCVPATPACTSPTSLTASSLLTPPATPVITSPNSETSSPKGGSIFSNSPDREPKKPLQGLEGKKVRRVTWGDSVDVQYSEPVSVEKPDPPQVRANPVSPSKRPQSFPSIFSFLRSGSPGRGPSPVGPPNPKNTSIQVGKGGKYRSLSSDSADLAARAHEKNKQRSGDSVVCDQGRPDPRTPRQERTLSEESGMVQCRSSASLSLPPDFSSGYKLRYSSPPYSALMSNRQGQGESKTTPHRLPLFSQPSQSNYTPQLSTNKDSFAAMTFPTSTPSLSPVRPALPFQKTPATQRSPDSGLSDTRDPNNNDQDRPNSQIELLDNRVHIRSHSLPGDKAHSFSSTYVTETLVYSIKPKLDTSSSAPRGSTPKNLKHNANTAVSLETKLSQQSHTVQRGEAGSQPCSHSDQSSNGSRSRESQSRDHESSNRGMKESKSRFYSVEVNNEQSPKRSRFALKKSDSAPNSVLSRTDSDRVSKSYTKMDQVFNKLRRKFSSRQSDDDLTFPWKWRRASQTPSLSGCSDVSSVSDNSADSTKTLEDRAQGTGMALSDKTVETDWTHNRYTVTPPPAVGDTTAGYQLSVWSEKSAKEVARDEQKGADSMADSKVHLSAHNPAKGQFESYENSETDFKATNQLFACRDPSTSPIGTYPAQCRKSTPSPRSPFSPFSSLSPHSPCSSADVTDDSVFYSPKLQRRRESSSPCEPKEGFSLGSSRRSRASIGPPSAGPVQDKEHLASSYADLKYGIEPGRSFSVSSVLSSRPSGPGRISTGSRFMSVGDLSQSALSCGSNGRDWDQGSVTPDWTREFGHQVTNDGRRSYLADDPGKMRSRSLPRSLTRCLANWSSGVPPSQPVAASASKPARLRSPNMNTCHFAWDTEGPPTPPPTPPLSPASRRMSKPRSLSSPTFPGSSGALQQVDAQSSRGRLPSRDYVSSLSAFDESSDSSSDTTTDDEYYLEADEDGDKETEL, from the exons ATGTCAACAAGTGACGCAGCAGAGCCGGAGCTCAGTGTTGTAGGAGGGCACACAGCGACGCCTCTCTGCGGGGCAACACGACTAACACGGACTGCAACTGTAAG GGAACTAATCCAGAAATTCCAGGAATCTGGAAGTTTCAGACGTGAAAATCATCGCGGGGATACAGCTCACACTGAGCGGCGTTTGTCAGCCAACGGGCCGGACGACACACGCAAAG CACGAATTTTAAGCTCAGATGGACTCAGAAAGGACGAGGCTGCTCGTTGTGCTCACTCAGATGTCCACACCCAGAGCTCTGCCGGACCCAGTTTCACCTCCTGCCTCCTTTTGAGACTCTCCAAACCAGAGCTAAGACTCAAGAGGAATTTAGAGCCCTGCTCAGTTCAGCGCCACAG TTTGACTGAACCACTGCTGGTTCGGACCCAGGACGGCACCTCCCAG GTTAATGGACGAGCGCCATCACCAGGAACCTGCAGCGTGACTTCGTTATCAGAGACGCATTTATTTCCAGCCCAGAGGGAAGAAGAGGTCATCACAGTTGTCAACCATGAACGGGAGATTACCAAAGACTCTCGAGTTCTTTCAAATGGTGACTTGGGACCGCGTGAGCATGAAGCCTTACACTTACCGCCACTTGGGTCACAACAAAGGAGTTTCCCTGGATCTTTAACTGGAACTgagaacaataaacatattAAAGACGATACAAAGCTTGAGTCTGACCCCTCTGTGGACATGTTGTCTTCTACCGTGGCGACAGTTCTTGCCCCTCACTGGAGTGGCCGACTGCGACGAAGTAAACGATTTGATGGAACTAGCTATCCAGAAACTCAGGGGAATTTGCGAGACGTTGGGAATGCAAACCGTGACCGTGATTTTCAGCCGGCTCAGAACCAGCATAGGGGGGCGAGTGTGTTGACAGATGGGTCACGCTACCCAAAGACAGTCTCATCTCTTAGCTCCAGGAGAAATACAGTGGGCTGGTCAGCTAAGAGCGATCCCTCGAGCTTGGACTTTGAATCAAAAAGGGAACTGACTCAGACTGTCTCTTTGGATGCAGGGGCGATCAGCCCTTCAGCCACCCATCCATCCTCTGGGTCTCTCCTCTTCCTTGATCGAAATGAAGAAAGGAGGAATCCTCAAACTGGCCACCAAGGAGCTATAAGCTCAAACCCAGCAAGCAGCAGTCTACTTCTGTCTTATAGAAGATTCAACTCGAATGGCAGAAACTCTGATTCCACCTCCAACATGCACGAGGTAAACCCTTCACCTCTGAGCAGCTCTTCAAacagtcaaaatggaaaaaactttGCAACACAACTCTCTCCAACCCTTCTAAATAATAATGTGCAAGAGAGGCAGAAGCCCCTCCTCTCCCCGACATCTCTTTCTTACAGGACAACTGAACCTGGACCCGTCCTCTCCCCGACATATTCCAGTCACAGGGAGAGGAACATTTCAGACACACTCTTCTTTTCGACCTCTCCAACAAACAGAGAGGCAGAAAGCAATCTCTTTACCCAACAACCCCAGGCAATGAATAGAGTTCAGACCAGTCTTAGATCTTCCAAACAGACACTTCAGAGTAAAGGACCACCCGATAGGCAACAGAACCGTGGTGGTTCGGAGAGACCAATCTCAGAGACCTTCACCTCCTTGCCCAGACATTCCCCTTACAATCACTCTAACCTCCTAAAAACTCATTCTCTTCCCAGACGAACCACCCTGACTTCCACTTCCTGGTGGAAACAGGTTTCCCCTGAAGCCAGCTCTCCTCTTACTTTCAATGACACGACCGACATCCAAGACAAGCCAAAAACAGCCGTAGTTCCACCCTTTAACCACAATAGTGACATGGCCCCTCTCAGTCTAACTGCCAACAAAAGACCGGTTAGTCAAATTCCCAGGAACAGAGACAACCATAACACAACTGAGCCTGTTTGGAAAGGTAACATGAACCTTGCTTTGAATACACAGTCGCCTGAATCAGAGAGGCTTTACAAGCAGCACTATGGCTCAAATTTAAACAACAAAGAGCCACAGAAGCCCCACAGCATGTCAGACGGTTTGTCTAGATCTAAAATTAGCAGAGCTACAACACAAATAACACTGACACACACCAAGGATCCCAGCAAACTCAATGTAAATAATACTGCATTTACAGCTAATGTAAAAGAATTCCCACCCAATTCTTTAAATCCCAGGAGCTCAAATCCCCCCCGAGACAGCAGCAGCAAATTAAAAAGTATGGATTGTCCTCCTAGAACCAGCACAACCCCCGCATCTCACAACATGGACTCACAAAAGTTTACCAAACCCTCGCTTTCTCTTGATTTCACCCCCCCTCTCAGCAGCCATGCTCCTACTTCCCAAACTGCCTCCGGCCTCCCCCCATCCCCGAATGCTTTTCCCTTCCATTCTCATCCAGTTTCCTCTCAGACCAGAACTTATGCTTCGTCATCGCTGATACCAAAATTCACCAACAAGGCCAATGTCACACCTCTTGGCTTTGAAAGAAGCTATCCCTGTATTCCCAAACCTTTTCAACCACAAACTGTGCCCGGCATTATTCCCACAGTGAACTCTTTCTCCAAAGCAAACTGCAGCCCCGTGTCCACCGGCTCCACCACATCTTCCTCTTTCGCTGCCCCCAGCCTATCCCTCCTTTGTGTACCTGCCACTCCTGCCTGTACATCTCCCACTTCTCTCACTGCCTCCTCTCTCCTCACTCCCCCTGCAACTCCAGTCATTACTAGCCCCAACTCAGAAACTTCCAGTCCCAAGGGAGGAAGCATATTTTCCAACAGCCCAGACAGAGAGCCAAAGAAACCGCTCCAGGGGTtagaaggaaagaaagtgagGCGAGTAACATGGGGGGATTCGGTGGATGTGCAATACTCAGAGCCTGTCTCTGTGGAGAAGCCAGATCCACCTCAGGTTCGAGCAAACCCTGTATCGCCTTCAAAGCGTCCCCAAAGTTTTCCCTCCATCTTTTCCTTTCTACGCTCAGGTAGCCCGGGAAGAGGTCCGTCCCCCGTTGGCCCCCCTAACCCCAAAAATACCAGCATACAGGTGGGAAAAGGAGGGAAGTATCGCTCCCTGTCTTCTGACTCTGCTGACTTAGCAGCCAGAGCGCatgagaaaaacaagcaaagatCTGGCGACTCTGTGGTCTGTGACCAGGGGAGACCGGATCCGAGAACACCCAGGCAGGAACGGACGCTGTCAGAGGAGTCTGGCATGGTTCAGTGTCGTTCTTCtgcctctctctccctccctcccgaCTTCTCAAGTGGTTATAAGCTTCGTTACAGTTCCCCGCCTTACTCTGCTCTCATGTCGAACAGGCAGGGACAGGGAGAGTCAAAGACGACGCCACACAGATTGCCTCTCTTTTCACAACCCTCTCAGTCAAATTACACCCCACAACTTTCCACAAATAAGGACTCATTTGCAGCCATGACATTCCCCACATCCACACCATCTTTGTCACCTGTCAGGCCAGCCTTGCCCTTCCAAAAGACACCTGCTACCCAGAGAAGCCCTGATAGTGGGCTTTCAGACACCAGGGATCCGAACAATAATGACCAAGATCGTCCAAATAGCCAGATAGAACTTCTCGACAACAGAGTTCATATCCGCTCACACTCTCTGCCGGGGGATAAGGCACACAGCTTCTCCTCAACATATGTAACTGAGACGCTGGTTTACAGCATTAAACCCAAATTAGACACATCTTCATCTGCCCCAAGGGGCTCCACACCCAAAAATTTGAAACACAACGCAAACACAGCGGTTTCTTTGGAGACCAAATTAAGTCAACAGTCACACACGGTGCAGCGTGGAGAAGCAGGCAGCCAACCATGCAGTCACTCAGATCAGAGCTCTAATGGTAGCAGGTCAAGAGAGAGTCAGTCCCGGGATCATGAAAGCAGCAACAGAGGCATGAAGGAGAGCAAAAGCAGATTTTATTCAGTTGAAGTCAACAATGAACAAAGCCCAAAGAGAAGCCGGTTTGCTCTGAAGAAAAGTGACAGCGCACCAAACTCTGTTTTATCAAGGACAGACTCAGATAGAGTCAGCAAGAGTTATACAAAAATGGACCAGGTTTTTAACAAACTCAGGCGAAAATTCAGCTCCAGACAGTCTGATGATGATCTGACATTTCCCTGGAAATGGAGGCGAGCCTCCCAGACGCCTTCTCTCAGTGGATGCAGTGATGTCAGCAGTGTCAGCGATAACAGTGCTGACAGTACCAAAACTCTGGAGGACCGAGCGCAGGGCACAGGAATGGCACTGAGCGACAAAACGGTGGAAACCGATTGGACACACAATAGATACACCGTCACACCACCCCCAGCTGTTGGAGACACAACGGCAGGATATCAGCTGTCTGTTTGGTCGGAAAAGTCAGCCAAAGAAGTTGCCCGAGACGAGCAAAAGGGTGCAGACAGCATGGCTGACAGTAAAGTTCATCTGTCAGCGCACAACCCAGCAAAGGGCCAGTTTGAATCGTATGAAAACAGTGAGACAGACTTTAAAGCAACAAACCAGCTCTTTGCTTGTAGAGACCCTAGTACCAGTCCCATTGGCACTTATCCTGCTCAGTGCAGGAAGTCTACACCCAGCCCAAGGAGTCCCTTCTCCCccttttcctctctttctcctcaCTCCCCGTGTTCTTCTGCTGATGTGACAGACGACAGCGTCTTCTACAGCCCAAAGCTGCAGCGCCGCAGGGAGTCCTCCTCTCCATGTGAGCCAAAAGAAGGATTCAGTTTAGGGAGCTCAAGAAGAAGCCGGGCCTCCATAGGTCCTCCAAGCGCGGGCCCGGTACAGGACAAGGAACACCTGGCTTCCTCGTATGCAGACTTAAAGTATGGCATTGAGCCTGGAAGATCCTTTTCTGTTAGCTCAGTGCTCTCCAGTCGGCCCTCAGGCCCTGGACGGATCTCCACTGGATCCAGGTTCATGAGTGTGGGTGACCTCTCTCAGTCTGCTTTGTCTTGTGGGAGTAATGGCAGAGACTGGGATCAGGGCTCCGTCACACCTGACTGGACCAGAGAATTTGGTCACCAGGTAACTAATGACGGTAGAAGGTCATACTTGGCTGATGATCCAGGTAAAATGAGATCCAGATCTCTCCCTCGCTCCCTGACGCGGTGCTTAGCAAACTGGAGCTCAGGAGTTCCTCCTTCCCAACCTGTGGCTGCCAGCGCCTCAAAGCCTGCTCGCCTTCGCAGTCCTAACATGAACACTTGTCACTTTGCATGGGATACAGAGGGCCCCCCGACCCCTCCTCCAACACCTCCCCTGTCACCAGCATCCAGGCGCATGTCTAAACCTCGCAGCCTCTCCTCTCCTACCTTTCCCGGCTCATCAGGAGCACTGCAGCAGGTGGACGCCCAATCCTCCAGAGGGCGTTTGCCCTCCAGGGATTATGTATCAAGCCTCAGCGCATTTGACGAATCCTCAGACAGCAGCTCTGACACGACGACAGATGATGAATATTACTTAGAGGCAGATGAGGATGGTGACAAGGAGACAGAACTGTGA